The genomic interval GTATTACTGGTCTTAACGAAGGGGATATCCACAATGTATATAACACAGGAAGTCTAGAAGCAGGAACCAGCCATGTTGCAGGTATTTCAGCACTTAATAGCGGGACAATCACTGAAGGTTTCCATGCAGGATTGATTCTTTCTAAAGCCTTTACAGCAGGGGTTGTTGTTACAAACACAGGTCTGTTATCGAAACTTTATTACAACTTAGAAAACGTTAATGCACGTATTTATAATCCAAATGCATCATTAATTATTAAGGCCGTATATCAAACCGAAGACACAACCGATGTTAAGGGTCTAGTTCTTAAGAATATGACTGGATTGTATCCAATTGGAAACAACGATGAACAAATGAACTTAGAACGTACTAAATACAGCATCAAACAAGGTAATGACTTTACCTCTTATTACCCTGAACTTCTCGTATTTAACACTCATACGGATGCACTGAGAAAACAATACTCACTTGAGTCTATTACAGATAAGAAGTTAGAAGGTAACGGAACCGCTCTTGACCCATATATTATTACTAATGGGTATGACATGATGATTATTAATGAATTCATTTTAAATGAAAACCACTTCATCAATAAATACTTTAAGGTTCAAGATGGGGTTTCTGTCATTGATTTAACCTTGGCAGATTTATGGTTTACACCACTAGGCGATGATCAAAATAGCTTTAGAGGACACTTAAATGGTAATAACGCAAACTTCATTCTCGATTTAGACAATGAGTCTAGCGACTATTTAGGTATATTCCATACATTAGGCACAGGCAGTTCTGTTAAGAATCTTACAGTTAGTGGACAGATTATTGGTAGAAGTTACTTAGGTGGGGTTGCAGGTAGAAGTTACGGTACGATTGAAAACGTAACAAACCTAGCCACTATTAAGAGCTTTGGTAGTGTTAATGATGGGGCAAACTCTATTGGTGGTATTACTGGTGTTAACGTCGGTACAATTAAGAATGCAACCAACAACGGAATCGTTTCTGCACTTGGTTCTTATGTAGGCGGTATTGCCGGTGAAAACGAACTCGTCATAACTGAAAGTTACAATAAAGCAAGTGTTACAGGCGCGAGCCACGTCGGTGGTATTACAGGTTTAAACCGTGCTACTGTATCCAAGACATATAATACAAAACAAATCTTAGGTATCACCGTGATTGGTGGTATCGTGGGTGAAAATAGAAGCTCAGTTACTGAATCCTTTAACGATGGCGATATCATCGCATCTAAGGATATTTCAGGTGGTATTGTGGGCTTACAAGCAGATGCAAATGCAAACACGAATCGTATTTATCATTCAGGTTCTGTTAGAACAGATGAAACCATCGCAGGTGGTATTATCGGTAAGATGGATGCCGGACATCTCCATGACGCTTACACATCCGGTGTCATTAGTGGTAAATCTTCGATTGGTACAATCGTTGGTCAGTATTTAGGCGGATCAGTATCTCGCTCATATTACGATATTAACGTACTTGAAAACTTTGGACCAATGACATTATCCAAACCGACAAAAGCATTTGGCGATTACGATAAACTGGATAACGCAACAGTCAAAGGGCTATACCATGGACAAATGATTGGATTAAATAGCATTGGGACACAAACCAAACAAATGAATTTCTATTATCCAGCATCATTCAAGACTACGCCTTCAGTAAATGAATATGCGTTCTATCCACAAATTACATTCTTTGCAAATAATGTAAACACAGACATTAAGAATGATTCATTAGAATCTGTTAAATCCATCACATTCATGAAAGGTAGCGGACTAGAGAATGATCCATATATCTTAACAGATGAATCAGACATTATCGCATTAGCAGAAACCGTTAATAGCGGCAATAGATACTTAGGCGTTTACTTTAAAGTTGCATCAGAAACAGATGAATTCAACTTTATGGATGCAGAAGAAAACTATCAATTTACAGCAATCGGTAATGAGAAAAACCCATTCCTAGGTCACCTAGATGGTAATGGTGCAAACTTCAAGATTAAACTTAGTGAAAACTTGAATTATCAAGGGTTATTTGGCCATGTCGGAAAAGAAGCAACCATCAAGAACTTAAGTGTATCAGGCTCTATTAAAGGGCTATCTTATACAGCAGGTATTGCTGGTCTAAACAAAGGATCAATATCTAACGTTTATAACCAAGCAGAAATTATTGGTTCTGATTATGTTGGTGGTATCATTGGACATAATGACGGACTCTTAGAAAATGCCTATAACAGAGGAGACATTAAAGGCTCTAACTATGTAGGTGGTATTAGTGGTAAAGTAACAAACATTACAAATTATACTTATAACATTGGCGTGGTATATGGTAAAAAATTTGTTGGCGCAATCGCAGGCTTCTTAGAAAGCGAATTTGTTGAAAACAGTTTCTATGACACACGTATTTTAGGTGCGTACAGAGACGTATCCGGTTACATTAAACCAACTAAAGCAGCATCAAACTCAGAAGACTCTAATACAGTTTATGGTCTTGATAAAGCGTATATGACTGGCTTAAACTCAATCGGAAATAGCGACTTACAAATGCATTTAAACACCACACATTGGACGACAAACTATAACGTGGATGGCACTTCAAACTACCCACAACTTAAAGTATTCTCCAGAAACATTTCTGAGAATGTTAAGGAAAACTCTAAACTATCTACTCAAACAACTTTATATACCATTACGTATGATTACGATGGAGCAACCGCTAATAATACTTACCCATTACAGTATGTCATTCCTAATAAGGATTACTTACTAGCTGTACCATTCAAGTTCGGATTCGAAATTGAAGGTTGGTACATGATTAAGGAAAATGGCGACCGCATTAAGTACACAAATGCACTAGGGGAATCCTTAGTACCGTTTAATGATGAACAAAACATTACACTAGTTGCCAACTGGCAAGTAGCTAGACATGAAGTGAAGTTTGTGGATGGTAATAACAACACAATCGAAACACAAACCGTATTACATGGTGATTTCGCAGTGGAATCTAGTCTAATCCCACAAAAGAATCCAAGTCTAACAAAGATATACTTCTTTGAAGCATGGGACTTTGATTTTACGACCATGATTACGAAACCAGTTACGATTAAAGCCACATATACAGAAATCGACCGTTATTATAACGTCACATTTAAAGATGGTAATGGTAATTTCTTTACACAAATTAAAGTTGAGTATGGACAAAAAGCAACCGCACCAACTCAAAACCCAACGAAACTGTTTGATGAATTTGCCTATAAGTTTACGGGCTGGGATTTCAACTTTGAACAAGTCATTAATGCCCCAGTAGCAATCAATTCAATCTTTGAAGCGGTTGATCGTTATTATAAGGTTAGATTCTTAAATCCAGATGGTGAAGTATTACATGAAGACATGTATGAATATGGCACAAGAGCGCTCGCGCCAACCAAACCAACCATGGCTTCAAGCATTTCAGAAAACTTCACATTCAAAGGTTGGGATAAACCATTTGACTCGATTACATCAACCCTTGATGTAACCGCAGTCTATGAAACCTCTCCTCGCTATTACGAAGTTAGATTCCTAGATGGCGATGGCAAAGCTTATAGCGTTCAACAAGTAGCTTATAACGAAGCGGCTACTACCCCTTCTGGATTGCCTATTAAGACACCAGTAGGTATGATTGCCTATAAGTTCACAGGATGGGATCAAACCTATACAAGCATTGTTAGTGACTTAGTCATCAATGCACTGTACACACAAATTGATCGTTATTATGAAGTTAACTTCGTTGATGGCGATGACAATCCGTTTGGTGAAACCATTGTCGTTGAATACATGCAAAAAGCAACCCTTCCAAATGGGACACCAACCAAAGCCATGACGACTATGCATGAGTATGTATTTTCTGGCTGGGATGAGTCTTATCAAATGATTATGGGCGATACGACAGTCAAAGCATTATTCGAACAAAGATTAAGACCATATAAAGTCACCTTTATGGATGGCGACAATAATGTCTATGAAGTACAAACCGTCCTTTATGGACAAAACGCAAACAATCCAGTCGGTGAACCAAGAAAAACACCGGTTGGCGAAATTGCTTATAAGTTCACTGGTTGGAATAAACCACTAACTAACATTAAAGAAGATACCGTAATAGAAGCTAATTTCAGTGAAGTGGCTCGTTACTATACCGTTACATTCTATGGCTATGACCTAACGGTTGCCTTAAAGAATGAAAAAGTAGAGTATAGAGGTCAAGCTACAGCACCAACCCCTCCAATTAAAGAAGATGCACGCGAGGCATATGAAAACGTCTTTGTTGGATGGGATAAAGATTTCTCTGATGTAAGAAGCAACCTTGTGGTTAAAGCGCAGTACGTTAACCGTATTAGAACGTATGAAGTGACCGTTATTAATGGTGACCAAACCAATGTGTTTGTCGTTAATCATGGCGCAAACTTCACATTCCCAACCCCTGTTAAGACAGGTTCTGATCAAATCTTCTATAAGTTTGTACGCTGGGAATCTAATAACGAGACCGTTACATCCTTAACCAATGTTAAACAAAATTACACAGTAGAAGCCATCTTTGAGGAAACTTTTAATTACTACGTGGTTACATTCGTGGATCACGAAAATAACATCATCGAAGTTCAAAGAGTTACAATTGGTTCAGATGCTAAAGCCCCATTAACGCAACCTACAAAAGATCGAACAGAAGTTAAAGTTTACATCTTTAAAGGTTGGGATCGTGGCTTTACAGACATTGAATCTGACTTAACAATTAAAGCGCTCTTTGATGAGTATGACAGATATTATGAAGTTATCTTTATGGATGCTAAAGGTGAAGAACTCTCTAAACAAACAGTAGAGTACGGATTACCTGCAACAGCGCCACTCAGTCCAGAGAAAGACCAAACTGCTAAGTTTGAATACCGTTTCACTGGCTGGGATAAAGACTACAACCAAATCTATAGCAATTTAGTCATTAACCCTACTTACGAAGAATCGATTAGACAATTTAGAGTTAATTTCGTAGACGGAGACCTTCATGAAATCTTAAGTGTCTTAGTTGAATATGGTAAACCAGTGGTTCCACCAACAAGTGCAACTAAAACACCAACCGCTACTAAATACTATGTGTTTGCTGGATGGGATAATACAAACCTAACAAGCATTATGGAAGATACAACCGTTACTGCAACATTCACTGAAGTCGACAGATATTATCAAGTGAGATTCATTGGTAAAGAAAACGGCTTAGACAAAGTCTTATATACACAAACCGTTGAATACGGCAAAGATGCATACGACCCGATCAAGTTCTTAGACATTGAAGTCATCGATGACCTATATGTTTGGGCAATTACGGGCTGGGTTGAAGACTTTACTAACATTAAAGCATCGAAAGATATTCATGCAACTTATGGGAAGGTAGATCGCTACTACACCGTAAGATTCTTAAATGAAGATGGCTCGATCATTAGTGAACAAACGGTAGAATACGGAAAATCTGCTGATACGCCTGTTACAGTTCCAACTAAAGATTCAACCGTTGATTTCAGATATGTCTTTAAAGGTTATAGTGATGACTATTCATTCATCACGCGTTCTATAGATTTATATGCCGAGTTTGAAGAATTGAAGAATCAAAACAAAGTTACCTTTATTGATGGTAACGGCGATGTCTTCGATACACAAATGGTAGCCTATGGACAATCTGCTTTAGAACCAGATGGTATTCCAATGAAGAATCCTACTAAAGAATATGAATTCATTTTCTTGGGTTGGAATCAAGCGTTTGATAATATCACAGAAGATACTGCAATCATCGCCGAGTTCAAAGAAGTCGTTAGATACTATACAGTATTATTCGTGACAGAATCTAATCAAGTATTAAAAGAAGAACAAGTCCAATTCGGTCATCCTGCAACAGCGCCTGAAGTCGTTACTATTCCAGAGGATACTCAAGAATTTAGATACTCCTATAGTTGGAGTAAAGATTTCGGAAGCATTTCAGACAACACAAGAGTGGTTCTAATCGTTCATGAAGAGTTAAATGAATACACCTATACGTTCTATGATGCACAAGGTGAAGTATATAAAGTGATTAGCGCGCCATATGGTACACAAATCACCTTACCGAATGCACCAACCAAAGACCAAACAGAACAGTTCATCTTCACTTTCATCGATTGGGATCAAGAAGTGCCTGAAATAATGGTTGAAGACTTAGAATTTAGACCAATTTATCTAGAAACCATCAGAACTTATACCGTCACATTCTTAGATGGTGATGGCAAAGTATTTGATGTTCAAGAGGTTCAATACGGATTTAGTGGAGTCCTTCCAGAAGGCGTTCCAACTAAATCAGGAAACCAACAATACTATTATGAGTTTAGAATGTGGTTCCAAAAACCTGAAAATATTAAAGCCGATACCGTGATTGAAGCGGTTTACAACCGATTCCTGCAAACCTATGAAGTAACATTTGTAGATGAATACGGTAATACAATCAAGAAACAAGAAGTGGCTTATGGTACAGGGGCAACCGAACCAACATTCGACTTAATCCCAACGAAAGCACCAACTACCGAATATGAGTATGTGTTTGCTGGATGGGATAAATCATTCAACTTCATTACAGAAGATACAGTGATTAAAGTAAGATATGTGTCTGTATTAAGACTATACACATACACATTCTATGACGATGACCACATTACAATCCTAAAACAAGTTAAAGGAAGATATGGTTCACTAATTGTTCCACCACCAACGCCAGTTAAGATTGGCGAAGAAACCTTCACTTACAGATTCGTTGGTTGGGACAAGATGGTTGCGCAATTATTAACTGGCAACGTCGATTACTACGCAGTATATGAAGTTGTTCCAGTTACTTATAAAGTCACTTTCTTCGATGGTAACAATCAAGCCTTAGACCTACAAATCATTAATCATGGAGAATCTGCAATTGAACCAAGTAGAATTCCTACGAAAGCTCAAACTGAAAGATATGATTATGTGTTTACTGGATGGGATAAAGCCTTTGATGTGATTACACAGGACTTAAAAGTAATCCCAGTCTTCGAAGAGAAGATTAGAACCTTTAAAGTTACCTTCGTGTATGACACATTTGAAGTTGTGATTATTAAGGAACATGATACAGGTATCGACTTCGATACGGATCCAATCCCAACACCATTAAGAGATGGTTTCGGATTTGTATCATGGGATCAGGATTTATCAAGAATTACAAAAGATATTTCTACAGAACCTATATTCAAACCAAATAGATATCAAATTATTTATTATGGTATAGATGTAGATGATGGGGGATTACCAACCGAAGTCGTATCATACGGTTCACAGGTATCTCTATCTGAAAGTAATTTCTCAAAACGTGGTTATACATTTGCGGGTTGGAAAACTGATCCAAATACTGAAATAATCACTTATGCAGATAAAGCGTCATTTGTCTTTGAAGAAACGGGCAATTTAGCTTTATACGCAGCATTTAATCCGATTGTTTACGAAGTCATATATGATACTGATGGCGGTACAGAGTTACCACCAGATCCATACACTATCGAGACACCTCTAGCGATACTACCAACACCAATTAAAGAAAATCATAAATTCATTGGTTGGGAGTTAGTAGAGATTAAAGAATCACTAGATGAAATGTCATTAAAAGGTAGACAACGTGCATCTGGAGATTCACCATCAATCATTACCGCTTTAGAACTGGGTACTATTGGTTGGGTTATCTTGAAAGCAAGATACGCATTCGATGGATTTATTGAAGTTAAAGACGAATACAAAGACACTTATAGTATCGTGAATGCGGATGTAACTACAATTAGACCGATTTTAGAAAGGGTTAATGAAGATAAACCAGTTTATTTACTAGGTGTATCATTGAACCAAACAATAGAGGATTTAAAAACTAAGTTCAGAAATGATACAGTTGAGTTCCTAGACCAAAAAGGTGAATTAATTACAGATTTACAAAGAGTGGTCTTTACAGGACTACAAGTCGTAATTAGGGATGGATCAAACCCAGATGAGTTTAAAGACCGTGTAAGAGTGGTCTTAAAAGGTGACGTTAATGGAGATGGATTAGTTACCGCTATTGACAACGATTTAATTTATAGATATGTATCTGGAAAAACAGACTTGTTTGAAGAGCAACTATTATCTATGTTGATTAATGAAGATGATCTAATAACTGCCATTGATATAGACTTGCTGTATAGACATGTCTCTGGAAAAGGAGATATATATGCATAGATTTAAAGGAGATAGAATGAAAAAAATATTTAGTTATTTACTTGTGATCTCATCATTGTTTCTATTGAACTTCGGACTCAATCAGAAAGAAGTGAGTGCAAGCGGGGATCAATTTGAGGTTAGTTTCAGATTTGCTGATACGAACATATCTAATATTGAACCCTATCAATTAGTCAATTACTTAGATGAATATGGTGAAATACCAATTGATGTAATTATTAAAAGTATTGGAGCAAATCGACAAATTACCAGTATGCAAGCTGCATGGCTAAAGAATAATACTTACTTTAAACTAAATGAAGGGTATGAATACAATATAGCAACGCTTGGGACTGGTCGTGACAAACAAGAACTGTTTAAGCCAATCAACTCTGATTCCACTGGATTTTTTGGGTTTGTCTGGGATAGTGGTAAGTACAATAACTTGCCACTTCCAGCAGATACTGAAGTTAGAATCGCTACCATCCCATTCAAAGTAGATGGTTACGATAACGTAAGTAACACAACCTTAAGTGTGGATTTTACAGTACCAAGTGGTAGTTTATTTGATGTATCAACGAATACATATCATGATAAAACTAAAATCAAAGTTAACCCTATCGTTATCTCAACTGCAGGTAATGATGCATCATTAAGTGGTATATCCGTTGGAGGAGCTGCACAATCAGTGGGAGCTTCCGGATCAAACTATAACGTAGGTATTACTTTTGGCGATAGCTTAAAACCATTAACCGAGTTGATCAATGTAGTTCCAACTAAAGGAACAGCAACCGTATCGATGACTAAAAGTACAACTGGTACGGTTAAGCTTGGAGATGTAGTAACAATTACAGTGACGGATGGGTCTCTTTCCGAGACCCATACTGTGACTTTTGTTAGTGTTGATGACCCTATTTTGACTCTAGAAAGTCTCGGGTTTGCTGGAAATGGTTTTTCACCTACACCAACATTTAACAAAGATATCCTTAGCTATAACGTAGAAATACCGGGAGGCCAACAGGCTACTGGTTTTTCGATTAAACCTGTTTCAACTGAATCTTACGCTGTAAAAGAAATCTATTTGAATGGATCATTAAGAGCTCAAACAGATGGTAAAGTGACTTTCAGTAACCTAACTGGTGGGACTCATACAGTGGTGGTAAAAGTATTAGCAGGTGGCATGACAAAAGAGTACACGATTAATGTTACTCAAAAAGTGCTAGACTCAACAGCTACTGTTATAACAAATGGAATTAAAGTATCATCTATGCCTAATGGCACAGGTGTCTTTAGTACTGATCCAGCTGGGACTGTAAACTTAATAGAAACAGCAACAGGCTTCACCTTCAACGTTACATTTAATGAATCTACCATCAAATCAGGGACATTCGTTATCAGTAAAGATGGAACTCAGGTATCTTCAGGTACCCTTACAAAAGACACAACAAATCCAAAATTATGGAAATATGTTACAAACACTCCTATCGATAAAGGCACTTTATACGGAGTGACATTTACGATGACTGCAGAAAATGGCACATTGTCGGAAAACACATTCTACGTTGAAAGAGCTAAGTCAACAAGTAATACATTAAACACGAATGATGTCATTATCTCTGAAGGCGGAACGGACTATAGAGCAACCTTTAATGGGACTCAATTTAGTTACACAATCAAAAATCAATCAACTACTAGTGTAAACTTCTCAGTGGATTCGATTGCTAATATATATAAAGAATTTGGATCTGTCTCTTTATACAATGAAGATGGCATTACATTAGTTCCAGCCGGAATTATAAATGTTTCTCCATCTATTGGGACAACCAACTATGTTATCAAAGTAACATCACAAAGTGGTTCATCGAAAGAATACCCACTTTCTATTGTTAAACTATCCAATGACACTTCATTTGCAATTACAGTTAAACGAGGAAGTACTACAGAAACGTTATTGACTAATGCAAGTTTTGAAGTAACTGGTAATAAATATGTTGCAAACATCAAAGTCCCTTACACTGTAAACGTGTTGGACATCAATTTATTCGCAACACATGCAAATGCAACCGTTCAATATAAATCAGGTAATGGGTCTTTTGGCTCAACCATGTTAAGAAATCTTGACGGTAGTGTTACATTTAACGGTGTTAATGAACAAACATTAACCTTTATTGTGACAGTTACAGCAGAGAATAAAACTACCACTGATTATGAAATATCTGTAATAAGAGAAGCAGCAGACACCATCAATACGCTATCAGATTTAAAGATTGCTGGTGTTCAACCAAATGGCTTTATTGCAGACCAAATTCCACCAACTAATTATGGCAAACTGGTTCTTGATCCAGCCTTAATCGCGGGAAACTTATTCATTGATGCAACGGTTACTGGTGGTAATTCTAACGGTTTAACACAAGTTAAGTATGAGTATAAAGCATCAACCGATACCATTTATTCAACAGGCGCTAGCATCGCTTATGTGCGCGGTGTGATATACGATATCAAGGTCACAGTTACATCTGAGGCGAATGTTTCAAGAGTATATCAAACACAAGTGGTTGTTGCTGATCAAAATAATACAATGGATTCTATCGTTCTAGAGAATAACAAGAACGAAGTCATTGGGTATTCATGGAATGCCGCAACTCCTTCATATACAATTGATGTCGCAGGCTCAGTAGATAGAATCAAAATCATTGCAGATGCAGTGAGTGATTTTGCAAAAATTACTACTCCCGGGGATATTAATGGTTATGTTACCTTAAATGCAGCTGGAACAAACACCACTATCAAAGTGTTTGCAACCTCTGAATCCGGGGATAAAGGAACAGAATATACCTATACAATTAGACGTCAAGCATTAAGAAGTAATACGGATATTGGAGAAATATCAGTTCTAGTATCGAGTACAAGTGGATCAGAAACATTAATTCCATCATTTGATGCGGCAAAAGACGCATACTTCTTAAGAATTGACTCAACTTATAATGCATCAGTGACTGTGAAAGCAACTTTACCAGCGATTGATCATGGTTCTCATTTTGCGAATAACGCAACCATATATACTGAAACTAAGACCATAACAGCAGGTAATACAGAAACCTATATCATTAGAGTAACAGCAGAAAATGGTTCAACAAGAGACTACAAAGTCATGGTTCAAAGAGCAAACAACTCAACCAATTTTGACAATATAGTACTTAATGGAACAACTTATAATTTCGCTCAGTTCTCTGGTGGCGTTCTTGACTTAACTTCAATCCAATTACCATTCAGTCAAAAAGACTACTCATTGGTAATAAATCCAAGTTCAACTAGTAAGGCTACCGTATACAATACCAATCCAAGTCTTATTAGTGGTAAATGGGTTTTCACTTCAACAGGTGTGATTGAGTTTCAATTCACGATGAGAGCAGAAGATGGCGTAACCACTTCATTATACAAAATCAAACTGACGCGTCTAGAAGCAAGTACAGACACAACGTTAAAGCAATTTGAATTTTTAACAGCCTCTGGAAACCTTCTTCAAGGCGTTACACCAGTTACAACTGGAAATAACACAACCTATACCATTCGCGTGGATAGAGGCGTTGTGTTGTCACAAATCGTTGCGGTCAAGAATCATCCAAACGCAACGATCAACCAACAATACACAGACTTAACATTCACTCCGGGTGGAAATAAGCAGTTTACGATTACAGTAACTGCTGAAGATACTAACTACGTTCACAATTATCATGTCGTAGTTACACAAAAAAATGACAATAACGAAATCAATGACATCGAGATTGCTGATGTAGCTTATGACTTTTCTAGTCACACTGGCACAGTAGATTTAGGTA from Paracholeplasma morum carries:
- a CDS encoding beta strand repeat-containing protein; the protein is MKKIFSYLLVISSLFLLNFGLNQKEVSASGDQFEVSFRFADTNISNIEPYQLVNYLDEYGEIPIDVIIKSIGANRQITSMQAAWLKNNTYFKLNEGYEYNIATLGTGRDKQELFKPINSDSTGFFGFVWDSGKYNNLPLPADTEVRIATIPFKVDGYDNVSNTTLSVDFTVPSGSLFDVSTNTYHDKTKIKVNPIVISTAGNDASLSGISVGGAAQSVGASGSNYNVGITFGDSLKPLTELINVVPTKGTATVSMTKSTTGTVKLGDVVTITVTDGSLSETHTVTFVSVDDPILTLESLGFAGNGFSPTPTFNKDILSYNVEIPGGQQATGFSIKPVSTESYAVKEIYLNGSLRAQTDGKVTFSNLTGGTHTVVVKVLAGGMTKEYTINVTQKVLDSTATVITNGIKVSSMPNGTGVFSTDPAGTVNLIETATGFTFNVTFNESTIKSGTFVISKDGTQVSSGTLTKDTTNPKLWKYVTNTPIDKGTLYGVTFTMTAENGTLSENTFYVERAKSTSNTLNTNDVIISEGGTDYRATFNGTQFSYTIKNQSTTSVNFSVDSIANIYKEFGSVSLYNEDGITLVPAGIINVSPSIGTTNYVIKVTSQSGSSKEYPLSIVKLSNDTSFAITVKRGSTTETLLTNASFEVTGNKYVANIKVPYTVNVLDINLFATHANATVQYKSGNGSFGSTMLRNLDGSVTFNGVNEQTLTFIVTVTAENKTTTDYEISVIREAADTINTLSDLKIAGVQPNGFIADQIPPTNYGKLVLDPALIAGNLFIDATVTGGNSNGLTQVKYEYKASTDTIYSTGASIAYVRGVIYDIKVTVTSEANVSRVYQTQVVVADQNNTMDSIVLENNKNEVIGYSWNAATPSYTIDVAGSVDRIKIIADAVSDFAKITTPGDINGYVTLNAAGTNTTIKVFATSESGDKGTEYTYTIRRQALRSNTDIGEISVLVSSTSGSETLIPSFDAAKDAYFLRIDSTYNASVTVKATLPAIDHGSHFANNATIYTETKTITAGNTETYIIRVTAENGSTRDYKVMVQRANNSTNFDNIVLNGTTYNFAQFSGGVLDLTSIQLPFSQKDYSLVINPSSTSKATVYNTNPSLISGKWVFTSTGVIEFQFTMRAEDGVTTSLYKIKLTRLEASTDTTLKQFEFLTASGNLLQGVTPVTTGNNTTYTIRVDRGVVLSQIVAVKNHPNATINQQYTDLTFTPGGNKQFTITVTAEDTNYVHNYHVVVTQKNDNNEINDIEIADVAYDFSSHTGTVDLGKFLFSKKTFVFTVTQADAYQKLYVDNVLVTLDVNKQFTYALKQGVNQIKIQSESEFGTKGTIYTYTYEQAVASSEALLSSLTGTAEGANVLDGIPLSLLMEKSLGREYLNKVITIAAVAGKNGTVISGNGSTTLLSGLNTFTIVVRSEDGTTQNTYTVKIYVVSSNADITNIQIDKLSGYTFNPTDYAQDLGVFNFSDFDGSIGIRISYTDSYAKLYVDGVLKTSDLFEYALKTGANTITIKVIAEDGVTEEIYTLSYTRNEAKKENKLQGLEVLVNGINKLVGFNPTTNSYELRVDRSVASVNIIGTVNPADLSKVTGTGTKVINAGLDNIYSIVVTAEDGTTNTYQVKVISKNDNNEITNITIGGITYDFSSHSGTVDLGNFLFSKKTFVFTVTQADAYQKLYVDGALVTLDSNKQFTYTLKQGINQITIQAESEYGTKGTLYTYQYEQDVA